The Prevotella herbatica genome contains the following window.
ATTAAGTTTGAGATATTTATAAAGTCGCTTTGTGTTATCTGAAGCGGCAGCATCAGCAAGAGTAATGTCGCTGACATCGCTTTCATGATATATGTTGAAGACAACATTGCTAATATTGTCAACACTGAATTCATTGAAGTTGGTACTTCCGAATGCAGGATTCTGACTTCCGAATTTGTTTCCGCTGTCATAGAAACTTATAACAGGCAAATCTGTGATCTTCACACTTTTTGAAGTTCCGTCTTTTTGGTTTACTGTATAAGTATCAGTACTTATCTGCGCATTTGCCGTAAATAAAATCAGCAAAGAAGCTAGAGATAAAAATAACTTTTTCATTGTTTGCTTACTTTTACGGTTTTGTCATTTGCTTTTATAATATAAACACCTCTATTTAAAGAAGAAATGTCTATTACAGTAGAGTTTGAAGTGTTTGTTGTTTTTAGAGTAGCCGATTTCCCGTCTACAGAGAATATTCTTACATTAGCATTTGTGCCTTCAATAATAATTCTTTCACCTTCAGCTATTATAGAAGACTTATCCTCAATATTTTTAATTCCTGTAGTTCCTGAGAACGTAAATGTCTTTATTTTATATAAATCATATTCAGCGGTAGTGCTACCGGCAGAGATCGTCATTTTATTGTTAGACATTGTAATTTGTGGAAGGGAAGAGAGAACATAAGTCAGAGTAGTGTTATCGCTGAAAGTAATGATCAGTGACTTGTCTTCCGCTTGTGCAACGATGCTACAGAATAAAGCCAATAGTGAGAGTAATAATTTTCTCATAAGCTAATATTTTTGTTTTTAAATAATTGTGGCGCAGAATTACTACTGCGCCACAAATATACTTTTTTTTTGTTAACGACTATGGCTGAACAGTCATTTTTGTTATATCATCCAATCCACCTTGTATAACGATAGATGGTGATTGATTGATGAAATCCATGCATGTCTTATCTATAGTGAGAGTAAGAACACTTTCTGTACCGTTCCAGTCTGTCAGAGTTGTGTAGGGTTTCCAAGCACCATTGTTAATCTGAACCTGTCCTTTAGTTGTTGTCTTCTTGTAAAATCTAAGAACAGAGCCAACCTTGATTCCCATTTTCGTCATGACATCCTGTGTGATGGTAAATCGTCCGTCATCACCCCAAGTCATAGTATAAGGATATGCAATAGCAGTACCGTTCATGTTCTTTACATAATCTGCGACATCAAGTTCTGGAGAAGCTGCCGTGATTTTGCAGACAACAGTACTTGTTCCGTCTGGAGTTACCATCTTCAGGTCGTAAGTACCTGCAGCAACAGTTGCTGGAATTTGGAATGTCATAGATGTATTAGTGCGTGCCGAGAATTTAATAACCTTTGTGTCATCAATAGATACAGTTTCTACATTATTAAAATTCTTACCATTTATCGTGACATATTCACCTATTGTGCCTTTTATATCAGCTGATACAGCAGGAGTAGAAGATGCATTAATAGTGATACCTGTTACGTTAACAGTCTCACCATTCTTAAGAACAAATTTAATACCAGTACCTTCGGCAGCTTCAGGAATTGTTAATCCAATTGCTGTTTCTGTCTGTGTCAATGTTGTAACAGTTGGAGAGCCGTCACCTGGGAATACAACAGATGCAACAAGGTCAAGGTTGGTACCTTTTATAACAAGAGCATTGCCTGCAATAATTGATGTCTGGCTGAATTCTGTTACTACTGGTGCCACAAGCTTGTATGCCACAGTTACATTCTTTCCGTTTGCAAGAGATAGGGTGATGTCACCATTCTGTGCTGCTTCAGGAACTGTAGCTACGATTGTCGTTGCGTTTGAAGACTTAATACTTCCCGCTGCATTTGGAAACGCAATACCTGTAACAAGATCAAGATCTTTACCGGTTATAGTAACGTCAGCCCCGTTCTTTACCGGATTTGGTGCCGCTACTAGTTCTGTAGGTACAACGGTCTTAATACTTCCGGCAGGTATTTTAACACCAGAACTTGTTACAAGATTGACTTCACCGTCTGTAGCCTTAGAAGGAACAGTGACACTGATAGATTTACCATCCTGAGCAATCGTGAACTTCTCTGCAGGTGCTCCAGTGAACTCAATAGAAGCAATCTGGTCTAGACTTTCACCCGCAATAGTGATATTGTTGCCAGCTTTTATTGTTTCAGGAGCAAGAGATGAAACTGTTGGTAGGTTTATAACAAGAGCTTCAGAAGTCTCAATTTCGTTAGGACTTGCCGCTAAATCGGTAAGTTTAAAAGTACCAGTCTTGGCTTCCTTTGGAATAGCAACAGTGATCGTATAACGGTCGTGAGAAGTAAACTGTTTTTCATTAACAGTATCTTTATCTGCGAAGATAATACCATGGATAAGATTTAGATAGTCACCCTTTATCGTTAAAGTTTGGCCAACACTTCCTGTATAGTTTTTCTCTGTACCGACATAGAACTCAGTAAGTTTAATATCTTCACGATAAGTGATAGGAGTAACAGATGTAATCACTCCGCCTTTAGCTGTTTTAAGAGTAACGGTACCAGTCGTGCATTTTTCTGCAGGAACTTGAATTGTTATCTCACTTTCGCGTCCACTCTTCAACACTTCATACTGAGTGATAGGATCTGCGCCAGGAAGATCAATCTCACTAATTTGGTCGAGATTACTACCCATAAAATGAAGAGTACCACCGCGCAATACTGGACAAGGTCCGAAAGACAGGAGGGATATATCGTTTCCGAATTGGTCGGTATTCAAGTCATCGTTGCTGCAACCTGCTAGCGACAGCCCCATAAGGGCTATCACTAACATGATGAATGTATTATAGTATTTTTTCATATCTAATGTGATTTATAGGTTATTTATTAGGAACCACACGGATGTTATCAATCTTGATGATAGGGTGGCAGTCCTTACCAGTAGGTGTAACGGTCTTACTATCATAAGAACCAGTCGTTACGAAGATTGTAAGACTCGCAAAATCTTCAACGCTAGAGAAAGATTTCTTTGCTGCATTACCATCCCAATCCTTATTGAAATCAGATAGAGGTATTGTTACTGTAACCCATTTTCCACCAGTGTCATAAGAAAGGTTGTCGTTATTCCAAGGCATGTATAATGCACGTCCCCAACCATCACCGCTGTGGAAGAATGTGTTGTTGGCTGTAGGTAAAGTCACTTTATCTGTTCCAGCAAATATAACTTGCATAGGAGCTGCGCACCAAGGATTAGATGAAGGAATATACATTTCGAATTTTATACTCTTATTTTGCCAGTCTGAGAAATCGCCAACGTCATTTAACTTAGGACCATCGGCATCAAAAGTATGATTCCATGTACCAGCCCAATATTCAAATGAGAAGTTACCGTCGTTCCAAGCTCCGTCTTTGGTCATGTCGGCATCACCAAGCATAAGATAATTTCCACTTAGTGAAGTGTCATCATGCTGTATTTTTTGGCTATGCCATCCATGGTTGCCAAGAACATTAACTCCGTCCCAAGGTGTGTCGAAATCAAAGAGCATACCACGCTTGTCTTTGTATTGGAAAGCAGCTTTTGTCGTTCCATATTTTGTGGTAATGTAGAAGTTCTTTCCTGTTGGAACATCACTAGGCATAGTAAATGTAATGCCTGTCTTGGTTATACTCTGGATTGCAGTTTTTGGCAAAGTGTAATCATCACCAACTTTAATGCTTAATGGATAGTTTGAGTAATCAAGGAAATAATCACCAGTAATGGTAACAGTCTCATTTGCGGCAGCCCACTCATTGCTCATAGAACTGATTGTTGGAGCTGGAACAATGACCTTGAAATCATAAGGTATAGTGTCGTTCTTTGTTGTTATTACATATATCTTATCCGACACAGTTGAAGGGATAGTTTTTGGAACTGTAACGATAAGAGTGTTGTCAGTGATGTAGCTGGTGTTCAAAACGGCTTTCTGATCGTTGAAAACCAATTCCTTTATGCTGCGTAAGTTGTTACCTACCAAGCATATAGTACTGCTCATTGAAGCTGATGTAAGGAGCGAGTCCTTACTTGCTACATCAACCGGACGTATATAATTAATACTAGGCGTAGCTGTGGTTGTTTCATATTTGTCGGGCTCGTCTTCGCAAGATGTAAAGCCGATGCTAGCAGTCGCAAGAACAACCATCAACGTCCATTTTATATTTTTTATTTTCATATTATTAAATTCTAAAGGATTAATAGCTGTATGTGTTGCGTACATCAACATGAATAGGTGTGGCATTGCTACCCAAGTTTGGATTCAAGGCTACGTCTTCTGTTGGATAAGGGAGTGTAAAACTAGAAGCGGTAACATTTGGAGCAGCTGTTTTGCTGTCGTATTCGATCTGAGATCCATCCCACACACCAGACTCGTAATAAGTCTTGTAAGCAGTATCACAGTTCCACATTGCATTTCTGCGCTGTGCTGCAAGTTCCTTTATACATGCGTTGACATCATAGTAACTGCGGCGTACATAATCATACCAACGGTCACCTTCACCTGCAAATTCAAGACGACGTTCTTTCCATATATCGTCAAAAGTCAGACTTGTTTTCTCTACGTCTGTAGGAACTGCGCGCTGATGAACTGCATTGAAAACTTTGAGAGCATCGGTATTTGTTGTATTGCCAAGAAGAACTTCTGATTCTGCAAAAATAAGATAAACATCTGAAAGGCGAAGTATTTGTGTAGCGAGTGCATTAGCCATACGTCCAGGTGTGATAGCCATCTCTGCTATATGGTCAGCATTGTCACCATAAAGATTCTTTACGTTGTTACCACCGCAAGGACCTTGACACTGCCCAGTTGCAGCCTTGTTATAGGTCTTGTCATACCAAAATTGCAGATAGCTGAATCCTTTCTTGTTATTTTTCATTGTATGGTCACGCCAGAAATAACTGTATGTATCGCCAGCCATCATGATAGTAGCTTTGCGACGAATATCTTTGTCAATTCTCTTAGAAGGATCTGTTGCTGGTGAAATGCCAAATGCATCCATGAGATCAACAGACGGACCACCCCAACCACCCCAGCAGTCACCATTTTCATCGAAACCTTCTGGGGCAAGGTCACTCTGTAATGTATTCTGGCAAGTCCAGTGAGCACCAACAGTCCAACGCCATGCAAACAAGCTTTCATCGCTAGCGTTTTTGCTTCCACGGAATATATCCTCATAGTTGGCTAAGAGAGTACGTCCTGAATTTTTGATAACATCATCTGAATATTCAGCAGCCTTTGTTAGATCATCTTTGCTCAAAGTGCCAGAAACACCAGCTTTAGTTAGATAAACCTTAGCAAGCAAGCCTTCAGCGCAATAATAGTCTATACGACCAGTTGTGCTCTTTGTCTTAGGAAGAAGTGACATAGCTTTCTCTAAAGTCATAATGATATAATCATAAACATCAGACTTCTGTACCTTACTTAAAGTATTGTAGTCTCCATTTTTGATATTATCAGAGTTATTGTGAACGATAGGCACATCACCGAATGTGCGTACAAGGAAGAAATAAGACATTGCCTTCCAAGCAAGACATTCGCCCATGCACTGATTCTTCACAGCCTCAGAAGCCTTGGCTCCCTTTAATGACTGATATACCGTATTTGCATGTCCAATAACAGCCCAAAGAGAATATGACATATTGATAAGGTCCTGATCGGTACCATTTACACTGAAGTTCATGTATGCACTAGAACCCCAATACATATTACCAGACATTACTTCTCCAACCTTGATGAAACCGCGTTGGAAATCATACCATGGAGAATTATACAGATAGTCAACACCTGAAATACAGGCATCATCTGAAGTATAATAATTCTCGGTGTTGTAATTATCCTCTACAGGTCTGTCAAGGAAGTCACTACAAGATGACATTCCGAGCCCAAGGAATATTGCAACAGCTGCATATTTTATATTTTTAATTTTCATATTGTATTATATGTTTAGGTTGTTAGAATGATGCATTCAGACCGAATGTGAATGATGTTGGTGATGGGTAACGACCGTTATCAAGACCAAATACATTTGCGCTGGCTGTTGAAAGGCCAATTTCAGGATCATAACCATCATATCCTGTTATAGTGAACAGATTGGTTGCATTAAATGTAAGACGAAGGTTTGTGAGACCTATCTTCTGAATTAGTTTTTTGTCGAATGTGTACCCTAAAGTTACGCTCTTTAGGCGTAGATAAGATCCATTCTCTATATAACGGCTACTGAAAGCGTCGTTATCATTAGGGTCGTTGATTGAAGCGCGTGGCAATGATGCATCAGGATTAGAAACCATTATATTTGATATGTTGTCATACCAAGATCCTGTTACGTTACCGTCTGTGGCTGTAAGCCTTGCACGATTGTTAATATCTGCAAGTTGGTTAGTCCATGGACTATTCATATGAGTAAGTTTCAGCTTCAGGTAGTTGGCAACCTTGTTACCTACATTACCATTGATGAATATGTTCAGGTCAAAGTTCTTATAACGTAATGTGTTGTTCCAACCGAATGTCCATTTTGGAAGTGGTGAACCAATGTTTGTTTTATCCTTTTCATCAATAATACCGTCACCATTTACGTCTTTATACTTTAAATCGCCTACATAAGTAGTATTTGTGCGACTATATTTTGTTGGGTCTGTGCTCCAAGATTTCTTGCCGTTTGCATCTGTTATGATAGGGTTGTTTTTTTGAAGCGTATTTACAGGTGAGTTAAGAATATCCTGGAAGTTCTGATAAACGCCTTCAACCTCATATCCATAGAAACCATAAAGACTTTCGCCTGGTGTAGTACGAGATACAACGTCTGACCATTGACCATAACCAAGTAGGGCAGTACTTCCAGCAAGACTCTTCAATTTGTTTCTATTGATAGAGACGTTGATATCTGAATCCCATTCGAAGTCCTTGCTAACGAACGGCTTTGTGTTAAGTGCTAACTCGATACCATGATTCTCGATATTACCATAGTTGCCATAAGGAGCAGCAAGAGCAGAAGAAGAGTTGCCACTTGTACCCATGATAGAAGGCAATATAAGCTGCATAAGCATATTCTTAGATTCCTTTTTATACCAGTCTGCAGTGAAGTTTACTCGATTGTTGAACAAACCAAGATCAAGACCAATGTTCCACTGATCTTGAGTTTCCCACTGGATGTCGAGGTTTTTCAAGTTCTGTGGCCGATATGAAGTGCCAAGTCCTGTTTCCATAACTGACATTGCAGATCCCCATTTGTAACTACCAATGTTAGAGTTACCTGTTTGTCCCCAACCTATACGTAACTTACCATTGCTTAGCCAGTCGCCAGCGATATCTTGAATGAACTTCTCGTTAGAGAAACGCCATGCAAGGGCTACTGAGTGGAAACCAGCCCAACGCTTGTTAGGACCGAAGTTTGAACTTCCATCATAACGATATGTATATGTACCCAGATAACGGTCGTTGTAGTTGTAGGTTTCACGAGTAAAGAAAGAAGCCATAGAAGAACTTCCCCAGCCTTCTCCAATTTGTGGCGTACCAGAACCTAATGCAGGGTTGTGTACTATATCGTTTGGCAGGTTGGTGTTGAAGATAGAAGTAAAGTCATAATTTGATTCCCAACATTCCTGACCAAGCATTGCTGTTATACCGTGTTTACCAAACTGCATATTATAGGTAAGGTAATTGCTTAAAGACCAATAGTTATTGCTGTTCTTCTGAATACGACCTTGGTTCTGTGCTCTTACCCATGTTCCAAGGTTAACCATTGGATTATAAGTTTCAGCTTTTGATGCACCGATATCATAACCTAATTGTATGTGCCAAGTCAGGTTTTTCATAGGGGTTATATCAGCAAAGATACTACCGTTAAGTGATTGGCGATCTAACAGAATATCATCCAACATCGCAAGGGCAATAGGGTTTGGATTGGTAAATCCTTCCTTTGAAACACTAGAATATCCACCATCAATATTATAGATTTGGATATCAGGAGGTGTTGTCAGTGAGTAGTTGATAAGTCCCTCGTCGCTATCAGCAAGTTTCAGACTTTCTGAAGTCTTAGAATATGTTGCGTTAAGACCGAGTTTAAACCATTTTTTTAGTTGTGCTGTGAGGTTTACACGGAAAGAGTAACGGTTGAAATTACTACCAATGATAGTTCCGTCCTGATCTGTGTAACTACCAGAAACATAGTAGTTGATCTTATCTGTTCCGCCTTCAGCGCTAACTTGATGCTGTTGTTGCCATGCTGTTTGGAATATGGCATCTTGCCAGTTAGTTCCCTTTCCTAGAATAGAAGGATCACTATATGTTTTGTCTGGTTTTGAAATTTCACCTTGTGCAGCCATATCGTTATAAAATTCTGCAAATTCTCTTAAGTTGAGAATATCAAGGCGATTATTTTGACGTGATGCTGTAACGCTTCCACTATATGTGAACTTAGCTTCTCCAGCTTTTCCCTTCTTTGTTGTGATAAGTACAACACCGTTAGCACCCTGAGCGCCATAGATAGCGGTAGCAGAAGCATCTTTCAATACTTCTATATTTACGATATCTGATGGATTGAGAAGTGACAAAGGGGAGATAGTTGAATGCGAACCGTTGCCAAGAGCATCTCCTAGTCCAAGGCTAGCGCCACTGTTACTTTGTGATTGAAATATCACCCCATCAACAACATATAATGGATCTGCACCTGCATTGATTGTGGCATTACCACGGATGCTAACAGAAATGGCTGAGCCTGGAGCGCCAGATGTTCGAACAGCATCGACACCGGCTATACGTCCCTGGAAACTTTGGTCAATATTAGTCATAGGTGCAGACTTAAGAGTCTTTTCGTCCAATGAAGCAGATGCACCGGCAAGGTCGCTTTTCTTCATTGTACCATAACCTACAACGACAACTTCTTGCAGCGAGTGGTTGTCTTCTGAAAGAGTTACTTTAAGATTATTTTCGTTTCCTAATTTCACAGTACGTGTGATATAGCCTATATAGGAAACCTCAATAGTGGCATTGGCT
Protein-coding sequences here:
- a CDS encoding T9SS type A sorting domain-containing protein — its product is MRKLLLSLLALFCSIVAQAEDKSLIITFSDNTTLTYVLSSLPQITMSNNKMTISAGSTTAEYDLYKIKTFTFSGTTGIKNIEDKSSIIAEGERIIIEGTNANVRIFSVDGKSATLKTTNTSNSTVIDISSLNRGVYIIKANDKTVKVSKQ
- a CDS encoding IPT/TIG domain-containing protein, which encodes MKKYYNTFIMLVIALMGLSLAGCSNDDLNTDQFGNDISLLSFGPCPVLRGGTLHFMGSNLDQISEIDLPGADPITQYEVLKSGRESEITIQVPAEKCTTGTVTLKTAKGGVITSVTPITYREDIKLTEFYVGTEKNYTGSVGQTLTIKGDYLNLIHGIIFADKDTVNEKQFTSHDRYTITVAIPKEAKTGTFKLTDLAASPNEIETSEALVINLPTVSSLAPETIKAGNNITIAGESLDQIASIEFTGAPAEKFTIAQDGKSISVTVPSKATDGEVNLVTSSGVKIPAGSIKTVVPTELVAAPNPVKNGADVTITGKDLDLVTGIAFPNAAGSIKSSNATTIVATVPEAAQNGDITLSLANGKNVTVAYKLVAPVVTEFSQTSIIAGNALVIKGTNLDLVASVVFPGDGSPTVTTLTQTETAIGLTIPEAAEGTGIKFVLKNGETVNVTGITINASSTPAVSADIKGTIGEYVTINGKNFNNVETVSIDDTKVIKFSARTNTSMTFQIPATVAAGTYDLKMVTPDGTSTVVCKITAASPELDVADYVKNMNGTAIAYPYTMTWGDDGRFTITQDVMTKMGIKVGSVLRFYKKTTTKGQVQINNGAWKPYTTLTDWNGTESVLTLTIDKTCMDFINQSPSIVIQGGLDDITKMTVQP
- a CDS encoding glycan-binding surface protein, with protein sequence MKIKNIKWTLMVVLATASIGFTSCEDEPDKYETTTATPSINYIRPVDVASKDSLLTSASMSSTICLVGNNLRSIKELVFNDQKAVLNTSYITDNTLIVTVPKTIPSTVSDKIYVITTKNDTIPYDFKVIVPAPTISSMSNEWAAANETVTITGDYFLDYSNYPLSIKVGDDYTLPKTAIQSITKTGITFTMPSDVPTGKNFYITTKYGTTKAAFQYKDKRGMLFDFDTPWDGVNVLGNHGWHSQKIQHDDTSLSGNYLMLGDADMTKDGAWNDGNFSFEYWAGTWNHTFDADGPKLNDVGDFSDWQNKSIKFEMYIPSSNPWCAAPMQVIFAGTDKVTLPTANNTFFHSGDGWGRALYMPWNNDNLSYDTGGKWVTVTIPLSDFNKDWDGNAAKKSFSSVEDFASLTIFVTTGSYDSKTVTPTGKDCHPIIKIDNIRVVPNK
- a CDS encoding RagB/SusD family nutrient uptake outer membrane protein, whose product is MKIKNIKYAAVAIFLGLGMSSCSDFLDRPVEDNYNTENYYTSDDACISGVDYLYNSPWYDFQRGFIKVGEVMSGNMYWGSSAYMNFSVNGTDQDLINMSYSLWAVIGHANTVYQSLKGAKASEAVKNQCMGECLAWKAMSYFFLVRTFGDVPIVHNNSDNIKNGDYNTLSKVQKSDVYDYIIMTLEKAMSLLPKTKSTTGRIDYYCAEGLLAKVYLTKAGVSGTLSKDDLTKAAEYSDDVIKNSGRTLLANYEDIFRGSKNASDESLFAWRWTVGAHWTCQNTLQSDLAPEGFDENGDCWGGWGGPSVDLMDAFGISPATDPSKRIDKDIRRKATIMMAGDTYSYFWRDHTMKNNKKGFSYLQFWYDKTYNKAATGQCQGPCGGNNVKNLYGDNADHIAEMAITPGRMANALATQILRLSDVYLIFAESEVLLGNTTNTDALKVFNAVHQRAVPTDVEKTSLTFDDIWKERRLEFAGEGDRWYDYVRRSYYDVNACIKELAAQRRNAMWNCDTAYKTYYESGVWDGSQIEYDSKTAAPNVTASSFTLPYPTEDVALNPNLGSNATPIHVDVRNTYSY
- a CDS encoding SusC/RagA family TonB-linked outer membrane protein — its product is MNSNSKVKLLAGFCSLGLLGYSPQTLAANATTTSMAVQQTKKITGTVSDSQGPIIGATVKVKGSNAGAITDIDGNFVLNAPANATIEVSYIGYITRTVKLGNENNLKVTLSEDNHSLQEVVVVGYGTMKKSDLAGASASLDEKTLKSAPMTNIDQSFQGRIAGVDAVRTSGAPGSAISVSIRGNATINAGADPLYVVDGVIFQSQSNSGASLGLGDALGNGSHSTISPLSLLNPSDIVNIEVLKDASATAIYGAQGANGVVLITTKKGKAGEAKFTYSGSVTASRQNNRLDILNLREFAEFYNDMAAQGEISKPDKTYSDPSILGKGTNWQDAIFQTAWQQQHQVSAEGGTDKINYYVSGSYTDQDGTIIGSNFNRYSFRVNLTAQLKKWFKLGLNATYSKTSESLKLADSDEGLINYSLTTPPDIQIYNIDGGYSSVSKEGFTNPNPIALAMLDDILLDRQSLNGSIFADITPMKNLTWHIQLGYDIGASKAETYNPMVNLGTWVRAQNQGRIQKNSNNYWSLSNYLTYNMQFGKHGITAMLGQECWESNYDFTSIFNTNLPNDIVHNPALGSGTPQIGEGWGSSSMASFFTRETYNYNDRYLGTYTYRYDGSSNFGPNKRWAGFHSVALAWRFSNEKFIQDIAGDWLSNGKLRIGWGQTGNSNIGSYKWGSAMSVMETGLGTSYRPQNLKNLDIQWETQDQWNIGLDLGLFNNRVNFTADWYKKESKNMLMQLILPSIMGTSGNSSSALAAPYGNYGNIENHGIELALNTKPFVSKDFEWDSDINVSINRNKLKSLAGSTALLGYGQWSDVVSRTTPGESLYGFYGYEVEGVYQNFQDILNSPVNTLQKNNPIITDANGKKSWSTDPTKYSRTNTTYVGDLKYKDVNGDGIIDEKDKTNIGSPLPKWTFGWNNTLRYKNFDLNIFINGNVGNKVANYLKLKLTHMNSPWTNQLADINNRARLTATDGNVTGSWYDNISNIMVSNPDASLPRASINDPNDNDAFSSRYIENGSYLRLKSVTLGYTFDKKLIQKIGLTNLRLTFNATNLFTITGYDGYDPEIGLSTASANVFGLDNGRYPSPTSFTFGLNASF